A stretch of the Sulfurimonas sp. HSL3-1 genome encodes the following:
- a CDS encoding MFS transporter — translation MYDSVARNVRLSLLLLATMGVMSGIAIVAALPLISHHFEAVPHIEFFSKLLLTIPSLVIAAVAPFAGMIVDRFGRLRPLYLGIVLFIIGGSSGFYLQDFEAILAGRALLGFSVALLMTASTALIGDYFDEKGRHRFMSIQGMAVGLGGIVFIISGGYLAQLGWNYPFAIYLLPLLFVPLLVTSLYEPRRIHTHGEEAAAVSPKLLPVYLSAFFSMLLFYMLPTQMPYLVIDELHGTPSSIGHFVAVALLVNALTARQYARIRARFTYAQIFVFIYLFFGTGLLVMSQVSSPHQLFFASAFMGVGFGLVLVNINAWLLSLVPPHRRGRAVGMLTMSFFLGQFFSPIFFQPLIAQAGIQGLFLMIAGVSFATAAVLYVKTFLKKGAG, via the coding sequence ATGTATGATTCCGTCGCCCGCAATGTCAGACTCTCCCTGCTGCTGTTGGCAACGATGGGCGTCATGTCCGGGATCGCCATTGTCGCGGCCCTGCCGCTGATCAGCCACCACTTCGAGGCGGTTCCCCACATCGAGTTTTTCTCGAAGCTGCTGCTGACGATCCCCTCCCTCGTCATTGCCGCCGTCGCCCCCTTCGCCGGGATGATCGTCGACCGCTTCGGGCGCCTGCGCCCCCTCTACCTTGGTATCGTGCTTTTCATTATCGGCGGCAGTTCCGGTTTCTACCTTCAGGATTTCGAAGCGATCCTCGCCGGGCGCGCCCTGCTGGGCTTTTCCGTCGCGCTGCTCATGACCGCCTCCACGGCCCTGATCGGTGACTATTTTGACGAAAAGGGGCGGCACCGTTTCATGTCGATACAGGGGATGGCCGTCGGGCTGGGCGGGATCGTCTTCATCATCTCCGGGGGGTACCTGGCCCAACTGGGCTGGAACTACCCCTTTGCCATCTACCTGCTGCCGCTGCTTTTCGTGCCGCTGCTGGTCACATCGCTGTACGAGCCGCGACGGATCCATACGCACGGCGAAGAGGCGGCGGCGGTTTCGCCGAAGCTGCTGCCGGTCTATCTCAGCGCCTTTTTCTCGATGCTGCTGTTTTACATGTTGCCGACGCAGATGCCCTACCTCGTCATCGACGAGCTGCACGGCACCCCCAGCAGCATCGGGCACTTCGTCGCCGTTGCCCTGCTCGTCAACGCCCTGACGGCGCGGCAGTACGCCCGGATCCGCGCGCGGTTCACTTACGCGCAGATCTTTGTCTTCATCTACCTCTTTTTCGGCACCGGTCTGCTGGTGATGTCGCAGGTGAGCTCCCCGCACCAGCTCTTTTTCGCCTCGGCCTTCATGGGGGTGGGCTTTGGGCTCGTGTTGGTCAATATCAACGCCTGGCTGCTCTCGCTGGTGCCGCCGCACCGCCGCGGCCGCGCGGTGGGGATGCTGACGATGAGCTTCTTCCTCGGGCAGTTCTTCTCCCCCATTTTCTTTCAGCCGCTGATCGCCCAGGCCGGGATCCAGGGGCTCTTTCTGATGATTGCGGGGGTGTCGTTCGCCACGGCGGCGGTGCTTTATGTCAAAACGTTTTTGAAAAAGGGTGCGGGATGA
- a CDS encoding DUF2892 domain-containing protein — MNVIKIRKFCRPFRIALGVALIGYGAYSGNPWFYLGVIPLIAGIMNFCPLCKFTGQCNII, encoded by the coding sequence ATGAACGTTATCAAGATCCGCAAATTCTGCCGCCCCTTCCGTATCGCCTTGGGCGTCGCCCTTATCGGCTACGGTGCCTACAGCGGCAATCCCTGGTTCTACCTCGGCGTCATCCCCCTCATCGCCGGCATCATGAACTTCTGTCCCCTGTGCAAGTTCACCGGGCAGTGCAACATCATCTAA
- a CDS encoding menaquinone biosynthesis decarboxylase: MKIFETLSPWIRTIDEPLDVNLEIPHIAYAEIKKAEPKILVFTHPVDKALGKTYDMPVVMNIFANDAVVETIFGATPDAIAAKVQKALKLKPPKSLSDKLETFKFLFDLRNVFPKRLKSAGACQAREIATLSELPILKTWSDDGGKFITMGQVYTQSLDGEIHNVGMYRLQVYDDHRLGMHWQIHKDSNHLFHQYKKAGRKMPVSVAIGGDPLYTWCGTAPLPHGIFELMLYGFIRNKPARLVKCRTNPIHVPEDADIVIEGWVDPEVTEIEGMFGDHTGYYTLKEPYPVLEVSRITAKNDPMFYATVVGKPPLEDKYMGLPTERIFLPLLQTQAPDLKDYKMPENGVFHNLILCKIAPQYPGHSLQIMHALWGVGQMSFVKHALFVDESAPELGDYEALTQHILDRLSPDAVTITTGIVDALDHSASRPLIGGKLGIDATGGVVERTIDLLDDAALLKKVKTIDSDVVALKQYMTQSANPVTVIQYEKKRPARELFEALKPLSGHIAIAVFVDTCQNDVNNPYMLVWRVTNNIDAQRDVWLEEMIGVDGTNKDPMDGFTREWPGDVVCDADVFADLRARGLIDLDDETVDRYQLVGESK; encoded by the coding sequence ATGAAGATTTTTGAGACGCTCTCCCCCTGGATCAGGACCATCGACGAACCCCTCGACGTCAACCTCGAGATCCCCCATATCGCCTATGCGGAGATCAAAAAGGCCGAGCCGAAGATTCTCGTGTTTACCCACCCCGTTGACAAAGCGCTCGGCAAGACCTACGACATGCCCGTCGTGATGAATATCTTTGCCAATGACGCCGTCGTTGAGACGATTTTCGGCGCGACGCCCGACGCCATCGCGGCGAAGGTGCAGAAGGCGCTGAAACTGAAGCCGCCCAAATCGCTCTCGGACAAACTGGAGACCTTCAAGTTCCTCTTTGACCTCCGCAACGTCTTCCCCAAGCGTCTGAAATCCGCCGGGGCCTGCCAGGCGCGGGAGATCGCGACGCTTTCCGAGCTGCCGATCCTCAAGACCTGGTCGGATGACGGCGGCAAGTTCATCACCATGGGACAGGTCTACACGCAGAGCCTCGACGGCGAGATCCACAACGTCGGTATGTACCGCCTGCAGGTCTACGACGACCACCGCCTGGGGATGCACTGGCAGATCCACAAGGACAGCAATCACCTTTTCCACCAATATAAGAAGGCGGGGCGGAAAATGCCCGTCTCCGTCGCCATCGGCGGCGACCCGCTCTACACCTGGTGCGGGACGGCTCCACTGCCCCACGGCATCTTCGAGCTGATGCTCTACGGTTTCATCCGCAACAAGCCCGCGCGGCTCGTGAAGTGCCGGACAAACCCGATCCACGTCCCGGAGGACGCGGACATCGTCATCGAAGGGTGGGTCGACCCGGAGGTGACGGAAATAGAGGGGATGTTCGGAGACCATACCGGTTACTATACCCTCAAAGAGCCCTACCCGGTGCTCGAAGTGAGCCGCATCACCGCGAAAAACGACCCGATGTTCTACGCGACCGTCGTCGGCAAGCCGCCGCTCGAAGATAAGTACATGGGACTGCCGACGGAGCGGATTTTCCTGCCGCTCTTGCAAACGCAGGCGCCGGATCTCAAAGACTACAAGATGCCGGAGAACGGGGTGTTCCACAACCTGATCCTCTGCAAGATCGCCCCGCAGTACCCGGGCCACAGCCTGCAGATCATGCACGCGCTTTGGGGCGTAGGGCAGATGAGTTTCGTCAAGCACGCCCTCTTTGTCGACGAATCGGCCCCGGAACTGGGCGATTACGAGGCGCTGACACAGCATATTCTTGACCGCCTCAGCCCGGACGCCGTGACGATCACGACGGGGATCGTCGACGCCCTGGACCACTCCGCGAGCAGGCCCCTCATCGGCGGCAAGCTCGGCATCGACGCGACGGGCGGTGTCGTGGAACGCACCATCGACCTGCTCGATGACGCCGCGCTGCTGAAGAAAGTGAAAACGATCGACAGCGACGTTGTCGCGCTGAAGCAGTACATGACGCAGAGCGCGAACCCGGTGACGGTGATCCAGTACGAGAAGAAGCGCCCGGCGCGCGAACTCTTCGAGGCGCTGAAGCCGCTTAGCGGACACATTGCGATCGCCGTCTTCGTCGATACGTGCCAGAACGACGTAAACAACCCCTACATGCTGGTGTGGCGGGTGACGAACAACATCGACGCGCAGCGCGATGTTTGGCTGGAGGAGATGATCGGTGTCGACGGGACCAACAAGGACCCGATGGACGGTTTTACACGCGAGTGGCCCGGCGACGTCGTCTGCGACGCGGACGTGTTTGCCGACCTGCGCGCACGGGGTCTGATCGACCTCGACGACGAGACGGTGGACCGATACCAGTTGGTGGGAGAGAGTAAATGA
- a CDS encoding phytanoyl-CoA dioxygenase family protein: MKLSDAQLAQFERDGYILLRGFADKARCEAILAAAKEEIEARTPPIETEGEYTGSNNSTLRRLRQVYDRREIFREWMTDKEIRPMLAQVLHDTPVLTLAHHNSIMTKMPSKSTESRWHQDRRYWHFENDNLVSVWLALGDERMENGVLEFIDGSHKLEYRPEQFDTDTSFLTGLPENDALIAKKVHYDLHAGDVILFHCRTLHHAYDNQTDEPKIAFVYTVKGASTKPVPGTRSAEYPEVVLEV, from the coding sequence ATGAAACTGAGTGATGCGCAGCTGGCGCAGTTTGAGCGCGACGGGTATATCTTGCTGCGCGGCTTTGCCGACAAGGCGCGCTGCGAGGCGATTCTGGCGGCGGCCAAAGAGGAGATCGAGGCGCGGACACCGCCGATTGAGACGGAAGGGGAGTATACGGGTTCGAACAACTCGACCCTTCGCCGCCTACGCCAGGTCTATGACCGCCGCGAGATTTTCCGTGAGTGGATGACGGACAAGGAGATCCGCCCGATGCTGGCGCAGGTGCTCCACGACACCCCGGTGCTGACCCTGGCGCACCACAACTCCATTATGACGAAGATGCCCTCCAAAAGTACGGAGAGCCGCTGGCACCAGGACCGCCGCTACTGGCACTTTGAGAACGACAATCTGGTGAGCGTCTGGCTGGCGCTGGGCGATGAGCGGATGGAGAACGGGGTGCTGGAGTTTATTGACGGCAGCCACAAGCTTGAATACCGACCGGAACAGTTCGATACCGATACCAGCTTTCTGACGGGTCTGCCGGAAAACGACGCCCTTATTGCGAAGAAGGTGCATTATGACCTGCATGCAGGCGACGTCATCCTGTTTCACTGCCGGACCCTGCACCACGCCTACGACAACCAGACCGACGAACCCAAGATCGCCTTCGTCTATACGGTCAAGGGCGCTTCTACCAAGCCTGTTCCCGGTACCCGTTCCGCCGAGTATCCCGAGGTTGTGCTCGAGGTCTGA